The genomic region GGGGATTAAAGCGCTTCAGCGCGCCGGGTAGTCGGCGATCACCTGGTCGGTGCCGTACTTGGTCAGGCCGATCACCTGGAAGGCGTCCTGGCGATCACCCATCTCCATGCCCGGCGAGCCGATGGGCATGCCCGGGACAGCGATGCCACGCAGGTCGGCGCGCTGGCTCAGGGCCCGTATCTGTTCGGCCGGCACGTGGCCTTCGACGAACTTGCCGTTGATGACTGCGGTGTGACACGACGCCAGGCGTGGCGCCACGCCGAGGCGTTGCTTGACCGCGCTCATGTCCGCCTCGACATGGTCGTTGACCTTGAAACCATTGGCTTGCAGATGGGCGATCCACTGCTTGCAGCAGCCGCAGTTGGCATCGCGATGGACATCGATGGACAGCGGTTCGGCGGCCTTGGCCAGGGAGGCTATCAACAGGGTCGACAGCGCGACCACGCGCAACGGGGTTTTCATGGGCAGATTCCGAGAGACTGTGGGGAGAGGGCGGCATTTTCGCCGATAAAGCCCGGCGCAAGCATTCCTGAAACAGTCAGCAACAATCTTGCGGGGAGGCAGCGACGGGCATTGATGATGCACCGTCGCCCCTGTCGGCAACCTGAGAGGAAGATGACGGATTTGTCAGGCAAGGGTGTGTCGCGAGGTTTCCAGAACGTACTTGAGGTTGTTCAGGGCCCGGGCCGACAGCTCGTTCATGCGACCTTGCAAGCCGTTGAGGTTGAGCTCGGTGATGTACTGCAGGGTGCGGCTGAAGTGGGTGCCGTGTCCTTGGCGCTTGAGTTGGTAATAGATGCAGCCATCGACGACGGCGGAGGTGAAGGCGCTCTTGAAGGCATGGGGCGGGTCGGCCACGACCACGCGGTAGTTCATGTCGATACGCAAGCCCAGCAGGTCGATCACTTCGGTGAAGCGGTGATCCTGGGGGACCGGGCCACGCATGCCGGTTTCGGCGCTGACGCAGATCGGGTGCCACTCGTGCCAGCAGTCCGGCTGGGTCACGTAGGCGTAAACCTCGGCGATATCGGCGTCTATATAGATCTCGTTGCTCAGGCTTTTGGCATAGGTCTGGAAAGCGGACGATTCCATGTTGGCTCCTACTGCATTCCTTGTTTTAAGGGAGAAGCAGTGGTGAGCATAGGCGATGCGCCAGTATTGCACCGGGGCAGGCGATGAGTGTCGTGGCCTCCCCGCCGAACGGACGAGGAGGACCTCGACGGGGCCGGTCAACGGACCTTGAAACGTCCCATCAACGCGCTGACGCGGTTGTTGGCTTCCAGCAGGCTACGGGTATTGGCGTCGGTGGCGTGACCGCTGTCCACCAATTGCGCGACCATCTCGCGGATCTGCACCATGCTGCGGTTGATCTCCTCGGACACCGCGCTTTGCTGTTCGGCGGCCGTGGCGATCTGCGTGCTCAGGCTGTTGATCTGGCTGACGGAACCGGCCATTTCATCGAGTCCCGAGTTGACCCGGGCCGTGGCGTCGGCGGCGGACTGGCAACTGGCCTGGGTATTTTCCATGGCACTGACCGAGGACGTTACGCCCTGGGTCAGGCGGCTCAGCATTTCATTGATTTCCGAGGTGCTGGACTGGGTGCGGGCGGCGAGGGCGCGTACCTCGTCGGCGACCACCGCGAAGCCGCGGCCCTGCTCACCGGCCCGCGCCGCTTCGATGGCGGCGTTCAACGCGAGCAGGTTGGTCTGCCCGGCGATGGCGCCGATCACGCCGAGAGTCTCGGTGATGCGCTGGGCATCCTGCTGCATGCTTTCGACCTTTAGGGTGGCGCTGGAGACTTCATCGATCAGCGCGACGACGCTGTTGGAGGCCTCGCCGACCACCACGCGCGAACGGTCAGCGTGTTCGTTGGCACGTCGGGTGAAGGCGGCGGTCTCGGCGGCGTTGTGCGCGACGGTCTCTGCGGTACTGCTCATTTCGGTGATGGCGGTAACCGTCTGGTCGGTCTCGGAGGCATGACGGGCCAGGATCTGGTTGCTCTGGGCCGAGGTCTGCTGGAGCTTTTCCAGGCTGCCGGCCATGTCGCCGGTGGCCTGGGTGACTTCGCTGATCATGTTCTGCAGGTAGATGATGAAACGGTTCACCGAGTGCCCGATGGCGCCCAGTTCGTCCTCGGCCCGAATGGTGATGCGTCGGGTCAGGTCGGCATCGCCACTGGACAGGTCGTCGATGTTGGCCTTCAGCGTACGCATGCGTTGCACCAGCTTGCGGATGGCGTAGATCTGCAGCAGCACCAGCAGCACGATCATCGGCACTTGCAAGAGGCTCAGGGTGCTGAGCACATCATCGCGCTGGGCAGTGATCGACTTGGTCGGCAGGGCGGTGGCGAGGAACCACGGCGAGCCTTCGATGGGACGCATGAAGAAGGTGCTGGCGACGCCGCCGTTGTCGAACTCGACGCGTCGGTGGCCGCTGTCGTGCTCCTGCAGGCCGGCCTTGATCTGGGCGGCGAAGGGTGAATTGCCGGCCAGATCGTTGATGTTCTTCAGCACTACGGGGCTGCTGATATGGGTACTGTTGCTGATGATCTTGCCGTCGGCCTCGACGATCAGCATTTCGGCGCCCAGTTCCTTTTCCTTGAGGGCCACCAGGTCGTTGAAGAAGCCCAGGGTCACGTCGATGGTCGAGACGCCGTAGGGCACGCCGTTGCGCTGGATCGCCATGGCGCAGTTGGTCCGCGGTTCCTGGCTGGCATCGTCCTTGTAGGCCGCGGCCCAGGCACACTGGCCACGGGGGGTGGCCATGCCGCCCTTGTACCAGGGTTGGTCGTAATAGTTGGGGGCCTCGGCGCTGTTCCAGAAGGTATTGACCTTCAACTGGCCGTTGGCATCGCGGTGCCAGAAGGTGCTGTGCTTGTTTTGCCCCGGCGTGCGTTGACCGGGCAGAGGCCAGATGCCGCCGCCGAACACCTTGAGTTCGCCGTACTGGTCCACCAGGCCGGGCAGGACCTTGTCGATGGCGTCGCTGTCGAGCAGGGGAATGGTTTGCGTGATGCTGCGTTGCTGGGCCTGAACCTTGTTCAGTTCGCCCTGGATCTGCTCCGCGACTTCGGCAATACGATTGAGTGCCACCTGCTCTTCGGTGTGGCGCAGCTTAGGCGCCACCAGTTGGCCGATACCGACTACGGTCAGTACGAACAACAGCAGAACGAACAGGACCAGAAACAGGGTGTAGCGGGCTTGAATCGTACGGAGCGCGGGCATAGGACCTGTCCTTACAAAGCGGTTTTTGTTGTTCGTGAGCTTTTCAGGGTTGCGACAGGTTATCGGCTTTGTTTGGCGAGTCTTTAGGTACGAACGTACATAAATAGGAAATCAGCGTTGAAACTGATCTGCACGGAGGCCATCTTTGTGTAATGAAATGTAGATACATTGTATCTTGATTGGAATATTGACTAAGATTCCACCTTTCATACCTAACACAGGGACGTTTCCTATGGCTGCCTCACCAGCACGTCAAGCGCAGCAGCAGCTTTCCACCCATCTGGGCCAGGGAGTCAGCGCATGAGCATGGGATCGGT from Pseudomonas asplenii harbors:
- a CDS encoding methyl-accepting chemotaxis protein, with protein sequence MISEVTQATGDMAGSLEKLQQTSAQSNQILARHASETDQTVTAITEMSSTAETVAHNAAETAAFTRRANEHADRSRVVVGEASNSVVALIDEVSSATLKVESMQQDAQRITETLGVIGAIAGQTNLLALNAAIEAARAGEQGRGFAVVADEVRALAARTQSSTSEINEMLSRLTQGVTSSVSAMENTQASCQSAADATARVNSGLDEMAGSVSQINSLSTQIATAAEQQSAVSEEINRSMVQIREMVAQLVDSGHATDANTRSLLEANNRVSALMGRFKVR
- a CDS encoding DUF411 domain-containing protein, with the translated sequence MKTPLRVVALSTLLIASLAKAAEPLSIDVHRDANCGCCKQWIAHLQANGFKVNDHVEADMSAVKQRLGVAPRLASCHTAVINGKFVEGHVPAEQIRALSQRADLRGIAVPGMPIGSPGMEMGDRQDAFQVIGLTKYGTDQVIADYPAR
- a CDS encoding SRPBCC family protein translates to MESSAFQTYAKSLSNEIYIDADIAEVYAYVTQPDCWHEWHPICVSAETGMRGPVPQDHRFTEVIDLLGLRIDMNYRVVVADPPHAFKSAFTSAVVDGCIYYQLKRQGHGTHFSRTLQYITELNLNGLQGRMNELSARALNNLKYVLETSRHTLA